Within Deltaproteobacteria bacterium, the genomic segment ACGGCGTCGATGGGCAGATTGGCCAGGAGGCCAGCCTGCAGGAGTATCTCGCGATCCTGGTGGATGTGTTCCGGGAGGTGCGCCGGGTGTTGCGCCCGGATGGGACCTGCTGGGTCAACCTCGGCGACTCCTACAGCAACAAGCAACTGCTGATGATGCCGTCCCGCATCGCTTTGGCCCTGCAAGCCGATGGCTGGTGGCTTCGATCCGAAATCATCTGGGCCAAGCCCAACCCGATGCCTGAGAGCATCACAGACCGGCCGACCTGTGCACACGAGAAGGTCTTCCTGCTGGCCAAGTCGGCGAGGTATGCCTACGACGCCGACGCGGTGCGGGAGCCCCTGGAGACGGCGGAGAAGCGAACCACGCGAATCGTCTATGATGGGAAGAGTGAAAAGACCAGCACGTTCATCCCTCCTAATCCGAATGGGCGCAACAAGCGCAACGTCTGGACCCTGCCTTCCCAACCATTCCCCGAAGCCCACTTCGCTACCTACCCTGAGAAACTGGTCGAGCCCTGTATCCGGGCCGGGAGCAGTGAGAAGGGGTGCTGCCCGGCTTGTGGATCCCCGTGGAAGCGGGTGGTAGAGGTGGACCGCAAGCCGGACACCTACTACGTCACAGGCAAGAGCGCCGCGAAGAGGGGCATGGGCCTGAATACAGCATTGAGCGGATATGGCCCAGGAGGTCCACCATCTCGCCAGACCACCGGCTGGCGCCCCACCTGCTCCTGCCCGCCCGCCGACCCGCGCCCCTGCACGGTCCTGGATCCGTTCTGTGGTTCAGGGACCACCGGGTTGGTAGCCCTCCGGGAGGGAAGGAGGTTTGTGGGGATCGAGTTGAACCCAGAATACTCCCTGATCGCGCATCGAAGGATCATAAAAGGATTGGTCAAGGCAAAATTAGACCCGTTGGACTACATCTAGGGAGGTGCGGAATGGAACTGACTTGTGAGTGCTGCGGGAAGGAGATCCTCCCGGGGGAGAAGGTCCACCCCTGTCGCTTCGGAACCGATGTTGTCTACTGCGACGATTGCTGGGAGACCCGATAATGCAGATAGCTTCAGACATAATGAATGCGCTGAAGAAGAGGATGCCGAAGCACTCCTTCGGGGTCCCGAAGGAGGAGGAGACTTGGTTCCTTACAACCGGGTCCCGGCTGCTGGACCTGAGCATCCGGGATGGAAAGTCCCCTTCCGGTCTGCCGGGGGGAAGGCTGGTGGAGTTCTATGGGCTGCCTTCCAGCGGAAAAACCGCCTTGGCTCTCAGGGTGTGCCGGGAGGCACAGAAGCAGGGGGGCATGGTTGTCTGGCTGGACGCGGAGAGAGGCTTCGAGCCAGACCTCGCCCGGCTGATTGGTGTGGACCTGGGCCAGGAAGCGTTCCTCTACACCGAGCCCTATGGTCTGGAGCACGTGCTGGGGGCCATCGAGGAGATCGCGGAAAACTACCACGAGTCTCCCGCCCCTATCGTGGTGGTGGTGGATTCCGTCTCGGGGTTGAACCCGATGGCTTACATGATGGATGACTCCACAGTGAAGGACACCCCGCCGGCAGCGGCCACGGCCAAGGAACTGCATCGATGGTTCCGGAGAGGGGCGTTCTGGTACGCCTCGGGGAGCAAGATCGTCCTGATCTTCATCTCCCACCTTACAGCGGATCCTCGCCCCTATGGCGGGGACAAGACCCCCCACGGTTCCAGCATCTCCTTCTACGCCCGCTTGCGTCTTCGCATGTCGGCAACAGACCTGAAGGACCCGGAGGGAGGAAAGAGGCTGGGGCAATGGTTGACGGCCAGGATCGTGAAGAACAAGATGGGCTCCAAGTACGCCGAGACCGAGATGCCCTTCTACTTCCACACGGGGTTCTCTCCGGCCGTGGAGAATATCTGCTACCTGCTGCAGCAGAAGGTCCTGGAGAAGACCGGGAACGGCAGGATTCGCTTCGGGGACAAGTCCTACTTGATCGGGCAGTTTCGGGACCTGTATCTGCAGGATAATCACATCCGAGAAACCGTGGACCAAATGGTTCTGGACCAGTTCCGCTCGGATCTCGAAGGCAGGAGAAAGTGAATGTCCTGGATTTGTGTGCCGGATACGGGGGGTTCTCTCTTGCCCTCAAACTCCTCGGAGATTCCTTCCGAACTGTCTGTTACGTTGAGCGGGAAACGTACTGTCAGGCCCTCCTCATGGCTCGGATGGAAGAAAAGACCCTGGATCCAGCGCCTATATGGGACGATGTTACAACCTTCGACGGCCGAGATTGGTGTGGCGTGGTGGATCTTGTCACTGCGGGCTACCCGTGCCAACCCTTCTCTTTCGCCGGAAACCGAAAGGGGGTTGAAGATCGCCGTCACCTGTGGCCCCACATCCGAAGAATCATCTCTGAGGTGCAACCCCCCCCCC encodes:
- a CDS encoding site-specific DNA-methyltransferase, which encodes MCPMFEIRVGDCLQILKEMPSDSVHCCVTSPPYWGLRDYGVDGQIGQEASLQEYLAILVDVFREVRRVLRPDGTCWVNLGDSYSNKQLLMMPSRIALALQADGWWLRSEIIWAKPNPMPESITDRPTCAHEKVFLLAKSARYAYDADAVREPLETAEKRTTRIVYDGKSEKTSTFIPPNPNGRNKRNVWTLPSQPFPEAHFATYPEKLVEPCIRAGSSEKGCCPACGSPWKRVVEVDRKPDTYYVTGKSAAKRGMGLNTALSGYGPGGPPSRQTTGWRPTCSCPPADPRPCTVLDPFCGSGTTGLVALREGRRFVGIELNPEYSLIAHRRIIKGLVKAKLDPLDYI
- a CDS encoding DNA cytosine methyltransferase, giving the protein MNVLDLCAGYGGFSLALKLLGDSFRTVCYVERETYCQALLMARMEEKTLDPAPIWDDVTTFDGRDWCGVVDLVTAGYPCQPFSFAGNRKGVEDRRHLWPHIRRIISEVQPPPLVFCENVEGHLSLGFEQVHRELQDMGYGVEAGLFSAEEVGA